A region of Halarcobacter mediterraneus DNA encodes the following proteins:
- a CDS encoding valine--tRNA ligase encodes MSEKYEPSIIEDKYYKIWEERGYFEIDGNKQIQEKDKNFAIMMPPPNVTGSLHIGHALTFTLQDIITRYKRMDGYKTLWQPGTDHAGIATQNVVEKQILAEGTTKEEIGREAFLDRVWKWKEFSGGTIVHQMRKLGVTPAWSRERFTMDEGLKEAVKEAFVHLYNEGMIVQNNYMVNWCTHDGALSDIEVEHEEVNGKFYHMNYHFADGSGYVTVATTRPETYFGDTAIMVHPNDERYKDIVGKEVVLPLTDRKIKIITDEHVDMEFGTGVVKVTPAHDQNDYEVGKRHDLEFITCFDEEGILNDYCGEFAGLERLTAREAIVNKLQEEGFIVKIEDHNHQVGHCYRCKNIVEPYISKQWFVRSEVAKKSIEKTYAGEAKFHPSHWLNSYRAWMDELRDWCISRQLWWGHRIPVFTCDDCGHQWADKADEPEACPHCASKNYTQDPDVLDTWFSSALWAFSPLGWGNNGKMENTFNENDLKDFYPNSLLITGFDIMFFWVARMMMMGEHFQGELPFKDIYMHALVRDEHGAKMSKSKGNVIDPLDMVEEHSADIIRFTLAYLAVQGRDIKLGAKNLEQFRNFTNKLYNAANFLSLNVDTFPDLKDIEIKTALGKYMQSRLAHAVEEVRNSLDSYKFNEAASVLYRFVWTEFCDWGIEYSKADKNSIVELGAIFKETLKMVSPFMPFISDYLYHKLSGTSLENGDSSLMITNFPKEVKKDEEIENMFAIIEEAITALRRAKVVIDMGNSKIAKAYIKLDSQIDTNLAKPFIQKLAKVEDIEFVTSKVENSITDVSDNLEVYLPTDEIDMSPIIDKLTKQKEKVEKEVNKLNGMLSNEKFVANAPEAVVAENKQALEDAKTKLEKIENELKAIS; translated from the coding sequence ATGAGCGAAAAATATGAACCATCAATTATAGAAGATAAATATTATAAAATCTGGGAAGAAAGAGGCTATTTTGAAATAGATGGCAATAAGCAAATACAAGAAAAAGACAAAAACTTTGCAATTATGATGCCACCTCCAAATGTAACTGGTTCTTTACATATTGGACATGCTTTAACTTTCACACTTCAAGATATTATTACTAGATATAAAAGAATGGATGGCTATAAAACTTTATGGCAACCTGGAACTGACCATGCAGGTATAGCTACTCAAAATGTTGTAGAAAAACAAATCTTAGCAGAAGGTACTACAAAAGAAGAAATAGGAAGAGAAGCTTTCTTAGATAGAGTATGGAAATGGAAAGAATTTTCAGGTGGAACAATTGTACACCAAATGAGAAAACTAGGTGTTACTCCTGCTTGGTCAAGAGAACGTTTTACAATGGATGAAGGTCTTAAAGAAGCTGTAAAAGAAGCTTTTGTTCATCTATACAATGAAGGTATGATTGTACAAAACAATTATATGGTTAACTGGTGTACTCATGATGGTGCTCTATCAGATATTGAAGTTGAACATGAAGAAGTTAATGGTAAATTTTATCATATGAATTATCATTTTGCTGATGGTTCTGGATATGTAACAGTTGCTACAACTAGACCTGAAACATATTTTGGTGATACTGCTATTATGGTTCACCCTAATGATGAAAGATATAAAGACATTGTAGGTAAAGAAGTTGTTTTACCACTTACAGATAGAAAAATTAAAATTATTACAGATGAGCATGTTGATATGGAGTTTGGAACTGGTGTTGTAAAAGTTACTCCTGCCCATGACCAAAATGACTATGAAGTTGGGAAAAGGCACGATTTAGAATTTATTACTTGTTTTGATGAAGAAGGTATTTTAAATGACTATTGTGGAGAGTTTGCAGGATTAGAAAGACTTACAGCTAGAGAAGCAATTGTAAATAAACTTCAAGAAGAAGGCTTTATTGTTAAAATTGAAGACCATAATCATCAAGTTGGACACTGTTATAGATGTAAAAACATTGTTGAACCATACATTTCTAAACAATGGTTTGTTAGAAGTGAAGTAGCTAAAAAAAGTATTGAAAAAACTTACGCAGGTGAAGCAAAATTCCACCCAAGTCATTGGCTAAACTCATATAGAGCTTGGATGGATGAATTAAGAGACTGGTGTATTTCAAGACAATTATGGTGGGGGCATAGAATTCCTGTATTTACTTGTGATGACTGTGGCCATCAATGGGCAGATAAAGCAGATGAACCAGAAGCTTGTCCTCACTGTGCAAGTAAAAACTATACTCAAGACCCTGATGTATTAGATACATGGTTCTCTTCTGCTTTATGGGCATTTTCACCTCTTGGTTGGGGAAACAATGGAAAGATGGAAAATACTTTTAATGAAAATGACTTAAAAGACTTTTATCCAAATTCATTACTAATTACTGGTTTTGATATTATGTTCTTCTGGGTAGCTAGAATGATGATGATGGGTGAACATTTCCAAGGAGAGTTACCATTTAAAGACATTTATATGCATGCTTTAGTAAGAGATGAACATGGGGCTAAAATGTCTAAATCAAAAGGAAATGTAATAGACCCTCTTGATATGGTTGAAGAACACAGTGCAGATATTATTAGATTTACTTTAGCCTATTTAGCAGTTCAAGGAAGAGATATTAAATTAGGTGCAAAAAATTTAGAGCAATTTAGAAACTTTACAAATAAACTTTATAATGCTGCTAATTTCTTAAGTTTAAATGTAGATACTTTCCCTGATTTAAAAGATATTGAAATAAAAACTGCTTTAGGTAAATATATGCAAAGTAGATTAGCCCATGCAGTTGAAGAAGTAAGAAACTCTTTAGACTCTTATAAATTTAATGAAGCAGCTTCTGTTTTATACAGATTTGTTTGGACAGAGTTTTGTGATTGGGGGATTGAATACTCAAAAGCAGATAAAAACTCAATTGTAGAGTTAGGAGCAATTTTTAAAGAGACTCTTAAAATGGTATCACCTTTTATGCCATTTATCTCAGACTACTTATATCACAAATTATCAGGAACTTCTTTAGAAAACGGAGACTCATCTTTAATGATTACAAACTTTCCAAAAGAAGTAAAAAAAGATGAAGAAATTGAAAATATGTTTGCAATTATTGAAGAAGCAATTACTGCGCTTAGACGGGCTAAAGTTGTTATAGATATGGGTAACTCAAAAATAGCTAAAGCTTATATAAAACTAGATTCACAAATTGATACAAACTTAGCAAAACCATTTATACAAAAATTAGCAAAAGTTGAAGATATTGAGTTTGTTACTTCAAAAGTAGAGAACTCTATTACTGATGTATCAGATAATTTAGAGGTTTATTTACCAACAGATGAAATTGATATGAGTCCTATTATTGATAAATTGACAAAACAAAAAGAAAAAGTAGAAAAAGAAGTAAATAAATTAAATGGTATGCTTTCAAATGAAAAGTTTGTTGCAAATGCTCCTGAAGCTGTAGTTGCTGAAAACAAACAAGCATTAGAAGATGCAAAAACAAAACTAGAAAAAATTGAAAATGAATTAAAGGCTATTTCTTAA
- a CDS encoding ATP-dependent helicase produces the protein MPLSNLNKEQLEAATCKQGFNLIIASAGTGKTSTIVGRIANLINTGIKPNEILLLTFTNKAAAEMVQRVAKFFGKDIASSIMAGTFHSVSYKLLKQLNKNIKLKQPNELKTLFKSLYEKRVFYEREDGVNPYDGGYLYDMYSLYLNSNEGEGFEEWIKNKNPDHEIYTAIYDDVVLEFNELKTKYGYANFDDLLTIMLDTLKEEEFNFKEILVDEYQDTNPLQGRLLDAFKPKSLFCVGDYDQSIYAFNGSDIGIISTFDSRYEGSNVYTLRKNYRSSKPILDLATKVIEHNERIYEKQLQVMRTDVSIPPKLLEFTELFSQYHHISEKISQSSTAHSDIAIIFRNNSSADGIEANLREYGIPAKRKGGMSFFDSVEVKFVLDILVMQLSHNDMMAFIHVLEHGKGIGKAIAKDIFDALVKLGDGDLFKGLYTPNQDIKNPYQSNKVKNIQLGLFDDFIELGSVSKFKDCGFEEAFLSNPILKHPKLTVDGAKYIYDFYLLVKQIRRTKVPESLITTVTSSMMYSRLKDFLATKRATQKDGTVNMIQKTKANAKINRKAMLLKNLARNFQDLSKFVNSMILGGGEMSEGDGVNLLSVHASKGLEFKEVFVIDLMDGRFPNRKLMSKGGSLEEERRLFYVAVTRAKDVLYLSYAKYDKIKKMDFVHSPFLKEAGLVKKEVE, from the coding sequence ATGCCCCTATCTAATTTAAATAAAGAACAACTTGAAGCTGCAACCTGTAAACAAGGATTTAACCTTATTATTGCAAGTGCAGGAACAGGAAAAACTTCAACTATTGTTGGAAGAATTGCAAACTTAATTAACACTGGTATAAAACCAAATGAAATTTTATTATTAACATTTACAAATAAAGCTGCTGCTGAAATGGTTCAAAGAGTTGCTAAATTTTTTGGAAAAGATATTGCAAGTAGCATTATGGCTGGAACTTTCCATTCTGTTTCATATAAACTTTTAAAACAATTAAATAAAAATATTAAACTAAAACAACCAAATGAATTAAAAACACTTTTTAAGTCACTTTATGAAAAAAGAGTTTTTTATGAAAGAGAAGATGGAGTTAACCCATATGATGGTGGATATCTTTATGATATGTACTCACTATACCTTAACTCAAATGAAGGGGAAGGGTTTGAGGAATGGATAAAAAATAAAAACCCTGACCATGAAATATATACAGCAATTTATGATGATGTTGTTTTAGAGTTTAATGAACTAAAAACAAAATATGGTTATGCAAACTTTGATGACTTACTTACTATTATGCTTGATACGTTAAAAGAAGAAGAATTTAATTTTAAAGAAATATTAGTTGATGAATATCAAGATACAAACCCTTTACAAGGAAGATTACTTGATGCTTTTAAACCTAAATCTCTTTTTTGTGTAGGAGATTATGACCAAAGTATATATGCCTTTAATGGTTCAGATATAGGGATAATTTCAACTTTTGACTCAAGATATGAAGGTTCAAATGTTTATACATTAAGAAAAAACTATCGTTCTAGTAAACCTATTTTAGATTTGGCTACAAAAGTAATTGAACATAATGAAAGAATCTATGAAAAACAATTACAAGTTATGAGAACAGATGTTTCTATTCCTCCAAAGCTTTTAGAGTTTACAGAATTATTTTCACAATATCATCATATCTCAGAAAAAATATCTCAAAGTTCAACAGCACATAGTGATATTGCAATTATATTTAGAAATAACTCTAGTGCAGATGGAATTGAAGCAAATTTAAGAGAATATGGCATTCCAGCTAAAAGAAAAGGTGGAATGTCATTTTTTGATTCTGTTGAAGTTAAATTTGTACTTGATATTTTAGTTATGCAACTATCACACAATGATATGATGGCTTTTATTCATGTACTAGAACATGGTAAAGGCATAGGGAAAGCTATTGCTAAAGATATTTTTGATGCCTTAGTTAAACTTGGTGATGGAGATTTATTTAAAGGCCTATATACCCCAAATCAAGATATAAAAAATCCTTACCAGTCAAATAAAGTAAAAAATATTCAGCTTGGGCTATTTGATGATTTTATTGAACTAGGTTCAGTTTCTAAGTTTAAAGATTGTGGTTTTGAGGAAGCATTTTTATCTAATCCAATTTTAAAGCATCCAAAACTAACAGTTGATGGAGCAAAATATATTTATGATTTTTACTTACTTGTAAAACAAATAAGAAGAACAAAAGTTCCTGAGTCTTTAATTACAACAGTTACTTCTTCAATGATGTACTCTAGACTAAAAGATTTTTTAGCTACCAAAAGAGCTACACAAAAAGACGGTACTGTGAATATGATACAAAAAACAAAAGCTAATGCAAAAATAAATAGAAAAGCAATGCTTTTAAAAAACCTTGCTAGAAACTTTCAAGATTTATCAAAATTTGTAAACTCAATGATACTTGGAGGAGGAGAGATGAGTGAAGGAGATGGAGTAAATCTTTTATCTGTTCATGCAAGTAAAGGTTTAGAGTTTAAAGAGGTTTTTGTAATTGATTTGATGGATGGAAGATTTCCAAACAGAAAACTAATGAGTAAAGGTGGAAGCTTAGAAGAAGAAAGAAGATTATTTTATGTAGCTGTAACAAGAGCAAAGGATGTATTATATTTAAGTTATGCAAAATATGACAAAATAAAAAAAATGGACTTTGTTCATTCACCTTTCTTAAAAGAGGCAGGACTCGTAAAAAAAGAAGTAGAATAA